CACCAAGCACGTTGTCCGCCAGCGCATCCTCAAGGACCAGGTCCGCATCGACGGCCGTGGCCTGACGGACATCCGCCAGCTGACCGCCGAGGTAGAGGTTCTGCCCCGCGTTCACGGTTCTGCCATCTTCGAACGTGGCGAGACCCAGATCATGGGTGTCACCACGCTGAACATGCTCAAGATGGAACAGCAGATCGACTCGCTGTCGCCGGTAACGCGCAAGCGCTACATGCACAACTACAACTTCCCGCCCTACTCCACCGGTGAAACCGGCCGCGTCGGTTCCCCGAAGCGCCGCGAAATCGGTCACGGTGCCCTCGCAGAGCGCGCACTCGTGCCGGTTCTGCCTTCCCGCGAGGAATTCCCGTACGCCATCCGCCAGGTATCCGAGGCCCTCGGTTCCAACGGTTCGACGTCAATGGGTTCCGTGTGTGCTTCGACCCTGTCCATGCTCAACGCTGGTGTCCCGCTGAAGGCAGCCGTTGCCGGTATCGCCATGGGCCTGGTTTCCGACCAGGTTGATGGCCAGACCCGCTACGCAGCCCTGACCGACATCCTCGGCGCCGAAGACGCATTCGGCGACATGGACTTCAAGGTTGCCGGTACGTCCGAGTTCGTCACGGCTATCCAGCTGGACACCAAGCTCGATGGCATCCCCGCTTCTGTGCTGGCAGCAGCACTGAAGCAGGCCCGCGAAGCCCGCCTCCACATCCTCGAGGTCATCAACGCAGCGATCGACACGCCGGACGAGCTCTCCGAGTTCGCCCCCCGCGTCATTGCCGTCAAGATCCCCGTAGACAAGATCGGCGAGGTCATTGGCCCCAAGGGCAAGATGATCAACCAGATCCAGGAAGACACGGGCGCGGACATCTCCATCGAAGATGACGGCACGGTCTACATTGGCGCCACCAACGGTCCGTCTGCTGATGCAGCACGTTCCGCCATCAACGCCATCGCCAACCCGCAGGTACCGGAAATCGGTGAGCGCTACTTGGGCACGGTCGTCAAGACCACCACCTTCGGCGCCTTCGTTTCCCTTACCCCGGGCAAGGACGGCCTGCTGCACATCTCCGAGCTCCGGAAGCTGGCCAACGGCAAGCGCGTGGACAACGTTGATGACGTCGTCTCGGTGGGCCAGAAGGTCCAGGTTGAGATCACCAAGATCGATGACCGCGGAAAGCTTTCCCTCTCCCCGGTTGTTGCCGAGGAAGAAGGCGCAGCCTCCGAGGAAGCTCCGGAAGAAGCTGAAGTTTCCGCAGAGTAGTCTGTAAAGCAGTATCCGGCGGGGCCGGTGGGCTTGAAAAAGCACCACCGGCCCTTCCGGCCTTAACTCGAAAACCTGAAAGGTCTTAATGACTGTCGTACCCTTGCCGTTGGAGCAGACCCTTCCCGGCGGCGACCTGATCCATGGTGCAGAGGGCGGTTCCGTCGTACGGCGTTCGGTCCTTCCCGGAGGCGTTCGCGTTCTCACCGAGGCAATGCCCGGGCAGCGTTCGGCCACCATCGGATTCTGGGTGGCAGTCGGATCCCGCGATGAAGCCGATGGCCAGCATGGTTCCACGCACTTCCTGGAACACCTCCTGTTCAAGGGCACAAAGCGGCGCACCGCGCTGGAAATCGCTTCAGCCTTTGATGAGGTGGGTGGCGAGTCCAACGCTGCCACTGCCAAGGAAAGCACGTGCTACTTTGCCCGGGTGTTGGACTCGGATCTTCCCATGGCCATTGACGTCATCGCGGACATGATCACCGGGGCTGTCCTGGATCCGGCGGAGTTGGAACAGGAGCGGGATGTCATCCTTGAAGAAATTGCGATGGACAGCGATGACCCAACAGACGTAGCCCACGAAAAATTCGTTGCAGCTGTACTCGGCAGCCACCCGCTCGCGCGTCCTATTGGTGGTACACCGGACGCCATCAAGGCGGTAGCCAGGGACTCGGTCTGGGAGCACTATCAGCGCTACTACCGTCCGGAAGAACTGGTCATCACCGCGGCTGGCGGCTTGGACCATGACGTCGTCTGCGATCTCGTGCAGAAGGCGTTGGAAGCTGCAGGCTGGCAGTTGGATCCGGAAGCAGCTCCGGTAGATCGTCGGGCCACCAACCGCGCCGTGATCACGGGCACGTCCGGCCTTCACGTGGTCAAGCGTCCCGTGGAGCAGGCCAATATCATCATGGGTTGCCCCACTATCGTGGCAACGGATGATCACCGATTCGTCATGAGTGTGCTCAACGCGGTGCTGGGCGGGGGAATGTCTTCCAGGCTTTTCCAGGAGATCCGCGAGAAGCGCGGCCTCGTCTACTCCACGTATTCCTTCACCGCCGCCTACGCCGATGCCGGCTATTTCGGCATGTATGCGGGCTGCACGCCGTCAAAAGTGCGCCAAGTGCTCGATCTCCTTGGTGTTGAGTTGGACAAGCTCGCCAAGGAGGGCATCACTGAGGAGGAACTCCGGAAGGCTGTGGGACAACTCAGCGGCGGCATCGTCCTCGCCCTCGAGGACACGGGCTCGCGCATGTCCCGGCTGGGCCGGGCAGAACTCGTTTCCGGGGAGTTCCAGGATATTGACGAGACATTGGCACGGATCAAGGCGGTCACTGTGGACGAAGTCCAGGAACTCGCCCAGGAACTTGCCGCAGCTCCCCGCACGATCACCGTCGTCGGGCCGTTTGAAGAAAGCGAAACCTTCGGTCTCTAGGAGACAGCGCGTTCAGCGGGTCTACCATCTCTGGACTCACGCACGGTAAACAGGGCAGCATGATCATACGATCATGCTGCCCTGCTCACATTGGAGTCGTGATGGATCTGCCCCCCAAAGGACACGCCGCAGGACTGCTGAAAGACTTCATCGGACATTGGCGGGGCATCACGGAAATAGCACAGTCTCCATGGGGTGCAGCGCGCACTGCGGAGGCCGAAGCCGTTTTCACAGAAGCCGCTGGGGGCTACGCCGTTGTGCAGAGCTACCGGCACCGTGAACCGGACGGAACGCACTTTGAAGGGCACGGGATGTTCACCGTGGATCCCGCCCATGGGGACACGCTCTGGTATTACGTGGACAGCATGGGCCGTCCGCCAACTGCCCCGGTGCGCGGCACATGGCATGACGGGACGCTGACGGTGGAACGGCGAACGCCGGAGGGGGTAGCCCGGCACACCTTTCGTGTTGAAGATGGCGTCCTGGTGCACACCGCGGAACTGCGGCTCGAGGGCACAGCCGAGTTCAGTCCCTTGCTCAAGAGTGTGTTCCGGAAAACCTGACGGCGGCACGAGGAATGTGCCCAGGACTCCGGCCAGGCAGGAACTGGCGTCAATAGGTTCCCGTGTACACTGTTTCGGCAACCCGTGTCTTTGGTGCGCCTTGGAGGGCCGGGGCGTTGGCTGGGGAGCTCCAGACAGACGCGTGCAGGCGCTCCACCATGTCCGTTGCCTGCTCTGCACGCTCGAAATCCATTTCAACCAGCACGTAGCGGGGATCCTCCATGGGCGTCCCCACCCGGAACTGCTTTACTCCTGAGGCGGCGCGGTCCAGGGGGTCACGGTCGAAGGCGGCTTTCCACTGGGTAAAGTCCTTGATTCCGTGTTCGATGTACAGGGTGTACATGGCAATCCTTCCTGTGGAGTCCGCGTTGGTGCTGCCAGCTTAGGGGCCGATGACAGGCGCCGATATCCCAGATTCATGGGGGTCCGGAACCGCCGGCAGCGGCGCATACTGGCTGCATGGCCAGCTCATGGGCAACCCACCGGACACGGGAACGGATTGAGGACTTGTTTCTCGCCGCTGGGGATGACCATGCCCTTCGCGAGGCTGCCGTGGCGGAGCTCCGACACGCGGTGGGCTTCAGCGCTTTCGTCTGGCCCCTGACTGATCCCGAGTCGGCCACCGGTGTTGCGCCCATGGCGGCTGTGCCGTGCCCCAGCGAAGTGCCGCTGGTCATCAAGGCCAGATATGCCAGCCGAATAAACCGCTGGACAGTCCTGTCCGAAGCCGAACGGCCGGCTGCCTCACTCTTTGCGGCCACAAATGGCGATCCCGCCCGACACCCGCTCTGGGACACCGTCCTGCGCGGATACGGAGTGGGAGACATAGCGTCACTTGCACTGGGGGACCAGCACGGTATCTGGTCATGGCTTGATCTCTGGAGGGAGGACACAGATCCTGCGTTCAGCGAGGAGGACCTCGACTTCCTTGTTTCGCTCGCGCCGGCAATGACCCGCGGACTGCGCCGCAGCCGGGCCCGGCAATTCGCCGCATCTCCTGTTGGGTCCAAAGGGTCCATGCCCGCCCAAGCGGTTCTGGTCATGGACGAAGACATGCAGGTCCTCGGGCAGACAAGCAGCGCCAGCAACTGGTTGTCCCTTCTGCAACGGGCGCCCCGGCCCCACGCCGGCATCCCGGCAGAGGTATACAACGTGGTGGCGCAGCTGTTGGC
This genomic stretch from Micrococcaceae bacterium Sec5.1 harbors:
- a CDS encoding polyribonucleotide nucleotidyltransferase, with the translated sequence MEGPEIQFSEAIIDNGRFGKRVIRFETGRLAKQAAGASMVYIDEDTALLSATTAGKQPREGFDFFPLTVDVEERMYAAGRIPGSFFRREGRPSTEAILACRLMDRPLRPAFVKGLRNEVQIVVTVLAINPDELYDVVAINASSMSTQLSGLPFSGPIGGVRVALIADEQGSQWVAFPKHSQLENAVFNMVVAGRIAGDDVAIMMVEAEATDNSWNLIKEQGATAPTEEVVSEGLEAAKPFIKALCEAQADLAARAAKPTVEFPVFLDYQDDVYAAVEAAAADKLAAVFQIADKQERDNASDELKDEVLGALAGNFEGREKELSAAFRSVTKHVVRQRILKDQVRIDGRGLTDIRQLTAEVEVLPRVHGSAIFERGETQIMGVTTLNMLKMEQQIDSLSPVTRKRYMHNYNFPPYSTGETGRVGSPKRREIGHGALAERALVPVLPSREEFPYAIRQVSEALGSNGSTSMGSVCASTLSMLNAGVPLKAAVAGIAMGLVSDQVDGQTRYAALTDILGAEDAFGDMDFKVAGTSEFVTAIQLDTKLDGIPASVLAAALKQAREARLHILEVINAAIDTPDELSEFAPRVIAVKIPVDKIGEVIGPKGKMINQIQEDTGADISIEDDGTVYIGATNGPSADAARSAINAIANPQVPEIGERYLGTVVKTTTFGAFVSLTPGKDGLLHISELRKLANGKRVDNVDDVVSVGQKVQVEITKIDDRGKLSLSPVVAEEEGAASEEAPEEAEVSAE
- a CDS encoding pitrilysin family protein; translation: MTVVPLPLEQTLPGGDLIHGAEGGSVVRRSVLPGGVRVLTEAMPGQRSATIGFWVAVGSRDEADGQHGSTHFLEHLLFKGTKRRTALEIASAFDEVGGESNAATAKESTCYFARVLDSDLPMAIDVIADMITGAVLDPAELEQERDVILEEIAMDSDDPTDVAHEKFVAAVLGSHPLARPIGGTPDAIKAVARDSVWEHYQRYYRPEELVITAAGGLDHDVVCDLVQKALEAAGWQLDPEAAPVDRRATNRAVITGTSGLHVVKRPVEQANIIMGCPTIVATDDHRFVMSVLNAVLGGGMSSRLFQEIREKRGLVYSTYSFTAAYADAGYFGMYAGCTPSKVRQVLDLLGVELDKLAKEGITEEELRKAVGQLSGGIVLALEDTGSRMSRLGRAELVSGEFQDIDETLARIKAVTVDEVQELAQELAAAPRTITVVGPFEESETFGL
- a CDS encoding DUF1579 family protein, which encodes MDLPPKGHAAGLLKDFIGHWRGITEIAQSPWGAARTAEAEAVFTEAAGGYAVVQSYRHREPDGTHFEGHGMFTVDPAHGDTLWYYVDSMGRPPTAPVRGTWHDGTLTVERRTPEGVARHTFRVEDGVLVHTAELRLEGTAEFSPLLKSVFRKT
- a CDS encoding helix-turn-helix transcriptional regulator, whose protein sequence is MASSWATHRTRERIEDLFLAAGDDHALREAAVAELRHAVGFSAFVWPLTDPESATGVAPMAAVPCPSEVPLVIKARYASRINRWTVLSEAERPAASLFAATNGDPARHPLWDTVLRGYGVGDIASLALGDQHGIWSWLDLWREDTDPAFSEEDLDFLVSLAPAMTRGLRRSRARQFAASPVGSKGSMPAQAVLVMDEDMQVLGQTSSASNWLSLLQRAPRPHAGIPAEVYNVVAQLLAKEAHIDNRASAARIHVGGGQWASLRAARMDSPTHSPNGPAIAVTIQECLPAARLGVFVRAYGLTARERQALALLGAGMDNEVLAGRMRISPLTAQDHFKSIFAKTGMHSRAGVLALALGSAAGGDAEFVDSAV